A window of Rufibacter sp. LB8 contains these coding sequences:
- the glmM gene encoding phosphoglucosamine mutase, protein MALIKSISGIRGTIGGKVGEGLTPLDVVKFSAAFGTWVLQKTNNNTIVIGRDARLSGEMVNRLVVATLQGLGINVIDLGLSTTPTVEMAVPDKKAGGGIILTASHNPKQWNALKLLNQHGEFINDEEGKLVLDIAEQEAFAFAEVTKLGKYTQSDKYLKKHIKAILDLPLVDVAAVKAANFKVVVDAVNSSGGFAVPMLLEALGVQHIEKLYCEPDGNFAHNPEPLPENLGEIARVLQKGKFDLGIVVDPDVDRLALVNEDGSMFGEEYTLVAVSDYVLQNTPGNTVSNLSSTRALRDVTEKAGGTYFASAVGEVNVVNMMKAQNAIIGGEGNGGIIYPELHYGRDALVGIALFLTHLAKSGLTMTRLRAKYPSYYISKNKIELTQGVDVDAILAKVQKQYAKQPINTIDGVKIEFDKEWVHLRKSNTEPIIRIYAESDTLSTADHLANKIIGDIKEIISEKSE, encoded by the coding sequence GTGGCACTTATAAAGTCAATTTCAGGAATAAGGGGAACCATTGGGGGCAAAGTAGGAGAGGGACTTACACCTTTAGACGTGGTTAAATTCTCCGCCGCCTTCGGGACCTGGGTTCTTCAGAAAACAAATAACAACACCATTGTCATTGGCCGCGACGCCCGCCTTTCCGGCGAAATGGTGAACCGTTTGGTGGTGGCTACCTTGCAGGGGCTGGGCATCAACGTGATTGACCTGGGCCTTTCTACCACGCCCACCGTAGAGATGGCCGTGCCCGACAAAAAAGCCGGCGGCGGCATTATTCTCACCGCCAGCCACAACCCCAAGCAATGGAACGCGCTGAAATTGTTAAACCAGCACGGCGAATTCATCAATGACGAAGAAGGAAAGCTAGTGCTGGACATTGCCGAGCAGGAAGCCTTTGCTTTTGCCGAGGTGACCAAACTGGGCAAGTACACCCAAAGTGACAAATACCTCAAGAAACACATAAAAGCCATTCTGGACCTGCCGCTGGTAGACGTGGCCGCCGTGAAAGCCGCCAACTTTAAAGTGGTGGTAGACGCCGTGAATTCCTCAGGTGGTTTTGCCGTGCCTATGTTGTTAGAGGCCTTGGGCGTGCAGCACATTGAGAAACTGTACTGTGAGCCCGACGGAAACTTCGCGCACAACCCAGAGCCGTTGCCGGAGAACCTGGGTGAAATTGCCCGCGTGCTGCAGAAAGGCAAGTTTGACTTAGGCATTGTGGTAGACCCAGACGTAGACCGGTTGGCCCTGGTGAACGAAGACGGCAGCATGTTTGGCGAGGAATACACCTTGGTGGCCGTTTCTGATTACGTGTTGCAGAACACTCCCGGCAACACCGTTTCTAACCTTTCTTCTACCCGCGCCCTGCGTGACGTGACCGAGAAAGCCGGCGGAACGTATTTTGCCTCTGCCGTGGGCGAAGTAAATGTGGTGAACATGATGAAAGCCCAGAACGCCATCATTGGTGGCGAAGGCAACGGCGGCATTATTTACCCCGAGCTGCACTACGGCCGTGATGCCTTGGTGGGTATTGCCCTGTTCCTGACGCATCTTGCCAAGTCTGGTCTGACCATGACCCGCCTGCGCGCCAAATACCCTAGCTATTACATCTCTAAGAACAAGATTGAGCTCACCCAGGGCGTTGACGTAGATGCTATATTAGCCAAAGTGCAGAAGCAGTACGCAAAGCAGCCCATCAACACCATTGACGGGGTTAAGATTGAGTTCGATAAGGAGTGGGTGCATCTGCGCAAGTCTAACACCGAGCCCATCATCAGAATCTACGCTGAGTCTGACACGCTCTCCACCGCTGACCATTTGGCCAACAAGATTATTGGCGACATCAAAGAAATCATCTCAGAGAAATCTGAGTAA